From the genome of Muricauda sp. SCSIO 64092, one region includes:
- a CDS encoding helix-turn-helix domain-containing protein, with the protein MNKSEMLKTIGQNVKRIRLEKGLTQVDLVGRIEAKIDTTNISRIEKGRTNATIYTLFRISQALEVPLAELCILNSK; encoded by the coding sequence ATGAATAAATCGGAAATGCTAAAAACAATTGGCCAAAACGTCAAAAGAATACGATTGGAAAAAGGTTTGACACAAGTAGATTTAGTTGGAAGAATAGAAGCTAAAATTGATACCACCAATATTTCCAGAATTGAAAAAGGAAGAACGAATGCGACCATTTATACCCTTTTCAGAATAAGTCAAGCTTTGGAAGTGCCTTTGGCTGAGCTATGTATTTTGAATTCTAAATAG